In the Ilumatobacteraceae bacterium genome, one interval contains:
- the lysA gene encoding diaminopimelate decarboxylase: MTALPQRLLPDTAAVGDDGWLTIGGCSIRDLAAEFGTPLFVYDEAHIRARCREAVAAFGPQQAVYATKAFLCKAMARLAYEEQMNLDVATGGELHTVLAAGVPASACVMHGNNKSVAELRQAVEAGVHQIVVDSFDELDRLDVLHADGVGPVPDVLLRITPGVHAHTHEFIATGQDDSKFGFNLGNGDAMRAVERARASASVNLVGLHCHIGSNVFAASSFGKAAEVMADFAAPLDLPELVLGGGLGVAYVETEEAPSITQWGNVLRDACESLGVTARVSVEPGRSIVAASAMTVYTLGTIKHIPGVRTYFSVDGGMSDNPRPVLYGSGYESFLPRAPFVDRTLHGRLVGKHCESGDVLLFDAKLPADARVGDLLATPVTGAYGQSMGSNYNRITRPPVVFVNDGDARLVVRRETFDDLLATDVG; this comes from the coding sequence GTGACCGCGTTGCCGCAACGACTCCTCCCCGACACGGCAGCCGTCGGCGACGACGGCTGGCTGACGATCGGCGGCTGCTCGATCCGTGACCTCGCCGCCGAGTTCGGCACGCCGCTGTTCGTGTACGACGAGGCACACATCCGGGCCCGGTGCCGCGAGGCGGTCGCCGCGTTCGGCCCGCAGCAGGCGGTGTACGCGACCAAGGCGTTCCTCTGCAAGGCGATGGCCCGCCTCGCCTACGAGGAGCAGATGAACCTCGACGTGGCCACGGGCGGCGAGCTGCACACCGTGCTCGCGGCGGGTGTGCCGGCGAGCGCGTGCGTGATGCACGGCAACAACAAGAGCGTCGCCGAACTGCGGCAGGCGGTCGAGGCCGGCGTGCACCAGATCGTGGTCGACTCGTTCGACGAGCTCGACCGTCTCGATGTGCTCCACGCCGACGGCGTCGGCCCGGTGCCCGACGTGCTCCTGCGGATCACGCCCGGCGTGCACGCCCACACCCACGAGTTCATCGCCACCGGCCAGGACGACTCGAAGTTCGGGTTCAACCTCGGCAACGGCGATGCGATGCGTGCCGTCGAGCGGGCCAGGGCATCGGCGAGCGTGAACCTGGTCGGGTTGCACTGCCACATCGGCTCCAACGTGTTCGCGGCGTCCAGCTTCGGCAAGGCCGCCGAGGTGATGGCCGACTTCGCCGCCCCGCTCGACCTGCCGGAACTCGTGCTCGGCGGTGGCCTCGGCGTCGCCTACGTCGAGACCGAGGAAGCGCCGTCGATCACCCAGTGGGGGAACGTCCTGCGCGACGCGTGCGAGTCGCTCGGGGTGACCGCCCGGGTCAGCGTGGAGCCGGGTCGGTCGATCGTCGCGGCGTCGGCGATGACCGTCTACACGCTCGGCACGATCAAGCACATCCCCGGCGTGCGCACCTACTTCTCGGTCGACGGAGGGATGAGCGACAACCCGCGACCGGTGCTGTACGGATCGGGCTACGAGTCGTTCCTGCCTCGGGCGCCGTTCGTCGATCGCACGTTGCACGGCCGTCTGGTCGGCAAGCACTGCGAGAGCGGTGACGTGCTGCTGTTCGACGCCAAACTGCCGGCCGACGCCCGGGTGGGCGACCTGCTCGCCACGCCGGTCACCGGCGCCTACGGCCAGTCGATGGGCTCCAACTACAACCGCATCACGCGGCCACCGGTCGTGTTCGTGAACGACGGTGACGCCCGGCTCGTCGTCCGGCGCGAGACGTTCGACGACCTGCTCGCCACCGACGTCGGCTGA